A single region of the Montipora capricornis isolate CH-2021 chromosome 13, ASM3666992v2, whole genome shotgun sequence genome encodes:
- the LOC138029786 gene encoding igLON family member 5-like, with protein MTGWCIFYLLLSVVQVSGGAEFISSYKGKAVTGFVGSSLQFNWTFIGDVNKVRWGLSRADNPSVLDTSQILFSMKKTGPEAITTPVAYAGRVTGNLSNGFIIFTVHELKTDDAGYYCCEIKPRPPYDTKYDHVQLFVEGPPNIIGISANQTVNEGNDLTLNCTAGGNPVSNITWSRLSDNTVVNMPLTEIKRQDEGSYRCTANNGIGNPASKDVFITINYNPRITSVTPLTKRSWIGQRVQLTCVADGSPTPSITWKRPDGTELRKVTSTENTVDAHMKADHDFGNYTCEANNAVGAAATRWVQLNQIKPPGVPSLTTNHNDIRASSLILRWIAPADDGVVLLQGTI; from the exons ATGACCGGATGGTGTATTTTCTATTTGCTTCTTTCTGTCGTACAAGTATCAG GTGGGGCGGAGTTCATTTCCTCTTATAAGGGAAAGGCCGTAACAGGATTTGTTGGCTCTTCTTTGCAGTTCAATTGGACTTTCATTGGGGATGTTAATAAGGTTCGGTGGGGTCTCTCAAGAGCAGATAATCCATCTGTGCTTGATACCAGTCAAATTCTATTTTCAATGAAGAAGACTGGTCCAGAGGCAATTACAACCCCAGTGGCATATGCAGGGAGAGTAACTGGAAACCTTAGCAATGGTTTCATTATTTTTACTGTTCATGAACTTAAAACAGATGATGCAGGATATTATTGTTGCGAGATCAAGCCACGACCACCTTATGACACAAAATATGATCATGTTCAGTTATTTGTCGAGG GTCCGCCAAATATCATTGGAATCTCTGCTAATCAAACGGTAAATGAAGGAAATGACTTAACTCTTAACTGCACAGCCGGTGGTAACCCAGTTTCCAATATCACTTGGTCAAGACTATCGGATAACACAGTTGTCAATATGCCACTAACTGAGATAAAAAGGCAGGATGAAGGCAGCTACAGATGCACAGCCAATAATGGCATTGGAAACCCAGCTTCCAAAGATGTCTTCATCACTATAAATT ATAATCCAAGAATAACCTCAGTGACTCCCTTAACAAAGCGGTCTTGGATTGGACAAAGAGTTCAACTAACGTGTGTGGCAGATGGCTCTCCTACCCCATCGATCACTTGGAAAAGACCAGATGGAACTGAACTAAGGAAAGTAACGTCCACAGAAAACACGGTAGATGCACACATGAAGGCTGATCACGATTTCGGAAATTATACTTGTGAAGCCAACAACGCAGTCGGTGCTGCTGCTACACGCTGGGTGCAATTGAACCAAATAA AACCACCTGGGGTTCCAAGTCTTACAACAAATCACAATGATATTCGTGCCTCTTCATTGATACTGAGATGGATTGCACCAGCTGATGATGGGGTAGTCCTCTTACAGGGTACAATTTGA